The Sporosarcina sp. FSL W7-1349 genome contains the following window.
TTACGATTTCGACAAGAGGTGTGCCTTGCCGGTTCAAGTCGACTAACGAATAGCCGTAATCGGAGTGCGTCAGTTTACCCGCGTCCTCTTCCAAATGGACCCGCTCGATGCGGATTTTTTTCTTTTTCCCATCCACTTCGATTTCAATCCAGCCGTTGGATCCGACCGGACGTTCATCTTGGGAAATTTGGTATGCTTTCGGGTTGTCCGGATAGAAATAGTGCTTCCGGTCAAAATTCATGACGGGCGCAATTTCACAGTTCAACGCCATCGACGCTTTCATGCCGAATTCGATTGCTTGTTTATTCAACGTCGGAAGCACGCCCGGGTATGCCAAGTCCGTCACATGAATGTTCATGTTCGGTTCTGCGCCGAAATGGGCTGGTGCCGGTGACATGATTTTCGTATCGGTTTTCAATTCTACGTGGACTTCAAGTCCGACAATCGTTTCAAAGTTCATCAGTTGGTTCCCTCCCCAATGGCCGGAGTGCGCTTATGGAATTCCGTCGCTTGTTCGTACGCATGTGCCACTTTGTACAAAGTCGCTTCATCAAAATGTTTGCCGATGATCTGCAAACCAATCGGCAATCCTTCAGAGAATCCGCAAGGCACGGAAATCGCAGGGATTCCTGCAAGGTTGATCGGAACAGTCAGCACGTCATTGGCATACAAAGTCAATGGATCCTTGACAAGCCCACCGATTTCATAGGCCGGTGTCGCCGAAGTCGGTCCGATGATAACATCATATTTTTCAAAGAGGGACGCGAAATCTTGAGCAATCAACGTACGGACCTTTTGCGATTTCACGTATACATCTTCATGATGATCCGCGCTAAGCGCATATGTTCCGAAGAGGATCCTTTTTTTCACTTCATGGCCGAATCCTTCAGACCGGGAACGCAGATAAAGCTCTTCCAAATTTTTCACGCCTTCCGGACGGTATCCATACCGGATACCATCGAAACGGGATAAATTTGATGAGGCTTCCGAACAGGCGATGACGTAGTAAGTTGCTGAAGCGTATTTGGAATGTGGAAGCGAAACTTCTTCCCATTCTGCACCAAGTGATTCCAACACTTGCAATGCTTCACGAACTGCAGTTTTCACTTCTTCCGCGACGCCTTCACCAAGGTATTCCTTTGGAACCGCGATTTTCATCCCTTTGACATCGCCTGTCAAAGCGGATTTGAAATCCGGCACCTCTACTGGGGAAGAAGAGCTATCCCGGTAGTCGACTCCCGAAATGGCATTAAGAAGAAGCGCATTATCTTCCACCGTACGGGTGATTGTTCCGATTTGGTCGAGGGAGGAAGCAAACGCAACCAACCCAGCGCGTGATACGCGTCCGTATGTCGGTTTCATCCCGACGACACCACAGAAAGCAGCCGGTTGGCGAACAGACCCGCCCGTATCCGAACCAAGTGCGAATAACACTTCGCCCGCTGCGACAGCAGCTGCCGAACCGCCTGATGATCCACCCGGTACAAAGTCGAGGTTCCATGGATTTCTCGTTTTTTGAAATGCTGATCGTTCAGTTGTAGATCCCATCGCAAATTCATCCATGTTCAGTTTACCGACAGATACCATGCCCGCCGCGTCCAATCTTTCTACAACCGTTGCGTCATAGACAGGGACGAAATCCTCCAGCATTTTACTGGCACAAGTCGTTTTAACGCCTTTGGTAACAATATTATCTTTGATTCCGACTGGCAGCCCGAAAAGAGGACCGCGATTGTCTTCGGAGCCGTTATCCAATTGTTCCGCTTTCGCAATCGCCTCTTCTTCGGTCACTGTCAGGAATGCCTGAACTTTGTCATCCACTTTTTTGATATGATTCAACGTGTCTTGCGTCAATTCCTTGACGGACACTTCACGGCTATGTAAAAGCGATTGAAGTTCAGCCGCCGTTTTGTTTACTAACGTCATCTGTTTCCCTCCTCAATTCCGTTCCTTAAAGAATGGATGGCACTTTGATAAGCCCGTCCTCATGCTCTTTTACGCTCTCCAGCATTTCATCGCGGTCTAGAACGTCCTTTTGAACGTCTTCACGCAACACATTGTATAGCGGGATCGGGTGTGTCATCGGAGCGACATTTTCCGTATCCGCCTCTTTCAATACATTGGAAAATTGGATCATATCCGCCAATTGCTCCGCGTACACTTCAGCGTCTTCATCAGAAATACCGATTCTGACAAAATTGGCGAAATACTGTACATCGTCTTTCGTAAATTGCGTCATTTTTTTTCCTCCCATTTACTCACTGTACGATTAATAATAACACCTTCTCCAAGCGATGAAAAGTTACGATAGTCGTCAATCAATTACGCCTCGGCGTAATTGCGTCCGGATCTTGAATTGCGAATCGAACAGCGAAGGGTTCGATTTGCCTTAATTTCTGCGCTCTTTGCAGAAATTAAGGCACTAGACAGTTTGGATTGCCCTGAGTCCCCCTCAAAATCCGTGACATCCGCCGGAGGCTATTGATTCAGCAAGGTATATGAAGTTCATTGTTTTATATACTTTTTTACATTCCTCCCACCACTATCGGAAGAAAAATATTCGCTGAATCATCAATATCCATATATATGAACGTATGGTTCTTCTTTCCCCGCCTCTTTCACTATCAGCGCTTCCGGTCCATTCACCGATTTGATAGTCACCTCGATGTGGATATCCGAGAAATATTTCACAACAAGTCCCGTCAAATATTGGGTGAACCCGATAACCTCGCTCGTTCCATAAAACTGGATCGGAATTTCAATGCGAAGGGAGTTCAACTTCCCTTCTTTGAAGAATCCCGTTCCAATGACATCGACAAAACTTGGAAAATAATTGTCGATATCCTGTTTGAATTTATTGAAGTCCGTATTAATTTCCCGATATCGATCAATAGAGGAGGAAGCCGGAAATACAACATACTGCTCATTCACTTCTTTCCATCCTCCGGGAACTTCATCCCCTTTTCCAGCGACCGCTTTGGCAAAATACGTACCGGACACGATAGAATTCCGACTTTCCTGTTTGAATAAACCGACGACAATCGGGATATCTTTCAACCCCTCTTGTGTGCGAAGCCGGCGGACAATCTCTTCTGCCATTTTCATGCCTTCTTGCTGAATTTTGCTGTCCGGGATGACCGTTTCTTTCCCGCTTCTCGTATAGCTGATGGAATTCAGGGCAAGGCCGATGGAAATGCCGTCGAGCCTTACTTTCTTCTCATCGGTCATGACTAAGTAATTTTGCTCGACGATATGAGCCAGATAAATGGGTGCCTGCTCGGAAATTTCCTCTTCGCTCATCCCCTCTTTCACAGGGGGATTTAACCCTTTTTCATCGGTAGAGCTTCTGGATAGCCAAGCGCGTGCCATGTCTCGATCAATATATTGGCCTTCCTGGAAGAAGTGGTCCTTCGGGT
Protein-coding sequences here:
- the gatA gene encoding Asp-tRNA(Asn)/Glu-tRNA(Gln) amidotransferase subunit GatA, which produces MTLVNKTAAELQSLLHSREVSVKELTQDTLNHIKKVDDKVQAFLTVTEEEAIAKAEQLDNGSEDNRGPLFGLPVGIKDNIVTKGVKTTCASKMLEDFVPVYDATVVERLDAAGMVSVGKLNMDEFAMGSTTERSAFQKTRNPWNLDFVPGGSSGGSAAAVAAGEVLFALGSDTGGSVRQPAAFCGVVGMKPTYGRVSRAGLVAFASSLDQIGTITRTVEDNALLLNAISGVDYRDSSSSPVEVPDFKSALTGDVKGMKIAVPKEYLGEGVAEEVKTAVREALQVLESLGAEWEEVSLPHSKYASATYYVIACSEASSNLSRFDGIRYGYRPEGVKNLEELYLRSRSEGFGHEVKKRILFGTYALSADHHEDVYVKSQKVRTLIAQDFASLFEKYDVIIGPTSATPAYEIGGLVKDPLTLYANDVLTVPINLAGIPAISVPCGFSEGLPIGLQIIGKHFDEATLYKVAHAYEQATEFHKRTPAIGEGTN
- the gatC gene encoding Asp-tRNA(Asn)/Glu-tRNA(Gln) amidotransferase subunit GatC, which encodes MTQFTKDDVQYFANFVRIGISDEDAEVYAEQLADMIQFSNVLKEADTENVAPMTHPIPLYNVLREDVQKDVLDRDEMLESVKEHEDGLIKVPSIL
- a CDS encoding CamS family sex pheromone protein yields the protein MKKLVAMTGLATVLFLGGCLPSATTDDEILQEGEETVEETVMIPEVQLKDEFYRTLLPFKKSASRGMIVNNVYTKYDMREAERGLLRISTQYFDPKDHFFQEGQYIDRDMARAWLSRSSTDEKGLNPPVKEGMSEEEISEQAPIYLAHIVEQNYLVMTDEKKVRLDGISIGLALNSISYTRSGKETVIPDSKIQQEGMKMAEEIVRRLRTQEGLKDIPIVVGLFKQESRNSIVSGTYFAKAVAGKGDEVPGGWKEVNEQYVVFPASSSIDRYREINTDFNKFKQDIDNYFPSFVDVIGTGFFKEGKLNSLRIEIPIQFYGTSEVIGFTQYLTGLVVKYFSDIHIEVTIKSVNGPEALIVKEAGKEEPYVHIYGY